The following are encoded in a window of Flavobacterium cupriresistens genomic DNA:
- a CDS encoding peptidylprolyl isomerase: MLLKKLQLKTIDYRFGLTMCFLLFFNSVISAQEIIKDVVAEKPAEVPSTQKRKIDGIIATVGDYIVLDSDIDKGFLEISAQGGSVKDITRCQMLGKLLEDKLYAHQAVQDSIIVSDAEVRSMMEERLTYMTQQVGDINKVVAYYKKNSVEEFKTYFADILKEQKLASEMTKKIVDAVEITPEEVRNFFKKIPKDELPTFGAEMEVAQIVIEPKVSDADKQKVKDKLNAIRKDVLEGSSFATKAVLYSQDPGSSPNGGYYKMTRKTPFVKEFKDVAFSLQQGEISEPFETTFGFHIIMIDKIKGQEVELRHILISPTVSEDALKEAKEKITNIRSKIINKEISFADAARTESDEKETRANGGTLVNPTSQDTRFELTKMDPTLYSQVSNLKDDEISQPLLNTDDKGKKTYKLITVTNRIDAHTADYAKDYTKIKELALKEKQITAIAKWFDTKIKDTYIKIIGEYRDCTFTNNWLKK; this comes from the coding sequence ATGTTATTAAAAAAATTACAGCTAAAAACAATTGATTACAGATTTGGGTTAACAATGTGTTTTTTACTTTTTTTCAACTCTGTCATTTCTGCACAGGAAATAATTAAAGATGTTGTGGCTGAAAAACCAGCTGAAGTGCCTTCAACGCAGAAGCGAAAAATTGATGGTATTATTGCTACTGTTGGAGATTATATTGTTTTAGATTCAGATATTGATAAAGGGTTTCTGGAAATCAGTGCTCAGGGTGGTTCTGTAAAAGATATTACGAGATGCCAGATGCTTGGTAAACTGTTAGAAGATAAATTGTACGCACATCAGGCTGTTCAGGATAGTATTATCGTAAGTGATGCCGAAGTGAGAAGTATGATGGAAGAGCGTTTGACTTATATGACCCAACAAGTTGGTGACATTAATAAAGTAGTGGCTTACTATAAGAAAAACTCGGTAGAAGAGTTTAAAACTTATTTTGCTGACATCTTAAAAGAGCAAAAGTTAGCATCAGAAATGACTAAAAAGATTGTTGATGCGGTAGAAATTACACCGGAGGAGGTTCGTAATTTCTTTAAAAAAATCCCTAAAGACGAGTTGCCAACTTTTGGAGCTGAAATGGAAGTAGCACAAATTGTGATCGAACCTAAAGTTTCAGATGCCGATAAACAAAAAGTGAAAGACAAATTAAATGCAATTAGAAAAGATGTCTTAGAAGGTTCCAGTTTTGCTACGAAAGCTGTTTTGTATTCACAAGATCCAGGGTCTTCTCCAAACGGAGGTTATTACAAAATGACAAGAAAAACACCTTTTGTAAAAGAATTTAAAGATGTTGCTTTTAGTTTGCAACAAGGAGAGATTTCTGAGCCGTTTGAAACTACTTTTGGATTTCATATTATTATGATCGATAAAATTAAAGGTCAGGAAGTAGAATTAAGACATATTTTGATCTCGCCAACAGTATCTGAAGATGCTTTAAAAGAAGCGAAAGAGAAAATTACGAATATCAGAAGCAAGATCATAAATAAAGAAATTTCGTTTGCAGATGCAGCAAGAACAGAATCTGACGAAAAAGAAACAAGAGCAAACGGAGGAACATTAGTAAATCCTACTTCTCAGGATACTCGTTTTGAATTGACTAAAATGGACCCGACGTTATACAGTCAGGTTTCAAATTTAAAAGATGATGAAATTTCTCAACCGCTTTTAAATACAGACGATAAAGGTAAAAAAACATACAAGTTGATTACGGTAACGAACAGAATTGATGCCCATACCGCTGATTATGCTAAAGATTACACTAAGATTAAAGAATTAGCATTAAAAGAAAAACAAATCACTGCGATTGCAAAATGGTTTGATACAAAAATTAAAGACACGTACATTAAAATTATTGGAGAATACAGAGATTGTACTTTCACAAACAATTGGTTGAAAAAATAA
- a CDS encoding alpha-amylase, with product MKKPIPKIYSFLALTAFLCSCSQNETNEIDAKAESQQFKIINVTNHDGKPFSTGDSKTTRTGKYVDNPGGGVMMQAFYWDVPAGGTWWDTVNSKVTAWSNAGIGSIWLPPASKAQNGAFSMGYDPTDYFDFGDFNQNGTTETRFGSKTELVSLITKAHTENMKVYADIVINHNSGGQSEANPFTGTNTWTNFNGVASGKFKRSYNDFYKNSYGNNDEGAFGGFPDLCHASPYVQDWLWLRADGVGKYYKNTMKFDGWRFDYVKGFGSWVVRDWNANVGGFSVGELWDSNVNTLNDWANNANSSVFDFACYYKMNDAFDGNNLALLNDDMMWKRNPYKAVTFVSNHDTDEISNKLLAYSYILTHEGYPTIFYRDYEEWLDKSKLNNLIWIHNNKATGNTSILYSDNDEYIARRNGYNGNPGLVVYINNSTTWQERWIQTNWANTQIKDFTGNSSWYPTTQGDQWVKIQCPPKGYTVWSINQ from the coding sequence ATGAAAAAACCAATCCCAAAAATCTATTCTTTTTTGGCTCTTACAGCGTTTTTGTGTTCTTGCTCGCAAAATGAGACCAATGAAATTGATGCAAAAGCAGAAAGTCAACAATTTAAAATTATCAATGTTACAAACCACGATGGAAAACCTTTTAGTACCGGAGATTCAAAAACAACACGCACCGGAAAATATGTAGACAATCCGGGTGGTGGTGTTATGATGCAGGCCTTCTATTGGGATGTTCCTGCTGGCGGAACCTGGTGGGACACCGTAAATAGCAAAGTAACAGCCTGGTCTAATGCCGGAATTGGCTCTATCTGGCTACCTCCAGCATCTAAAGCTCAAAATGGCGCTTTTTCTATGGGCTACGACCCAACGGATTATTTTGATTTTGGAGATTTCAATCAAAATGGAACTACAGAAACCCGATTTGGATCAAAAACAGAATTAGTAAGTCTGATCACAAAAGCACATACCGAAAACATGAAAGTGTATGCCGATATTGTTATTAATCACAATAGTGGAGGTCAGTCTGAAGCCAATCCGTTTACCGGAACAAATACCTGGACCAACTTTAACGGAGTTGCTTCCGGAAAATTCAAACGTTCGTACAATGATTTTTACAAAAACAGCTACGGCAATAATGACGAAGGCGCATTTGGAGGTTTTCCGGATTTGTGTCATGCAAGTCCTTATGTACAGGATTGGTTGTGGCTTAGAGCGGACGGAGTTGGTAAATATTACAAGAACACCATGAAATTTGACGGCTGGAGATTTGATTATGTAAAAGGTTTTGGTTCTTGGGTCGTACGCGATTGGAATGCCAATGTTGGTGGATTTTCTGTCGGTGAATTATGGGATTCTAACGTAAATACACTAAATGATTGGGCGAACAATGCCAACAGTTCTGTTTTTGATTTTGCGTGTTATTATAAAATGAATGATGCTTTTGACGGAAATAATCTGGCTCTTTTGAATGATGATATGATGTGGAAAAGAAATCCGTATAAAGCTGTTACTTTCGTCAGCAATCACGATACAGATGAAATTTCAAACAAGCTACTTGCCTACTCTTATATTTTAACTCATGAAGGTTATCCGACAATCTTTTACAGGGATTATGAAGAATGGCTGGATAAAAGTAAATTAAACAATCTTATCTGGATCCATAATAACAAAGCTACCGGAAACACTTCCATTTTATATTCGGATAATGATGAGTATATCGCCAGAAGAAACGGTTACAACGGAAACCCGGGACTGGTTGTTTATATTAACAATTCGACTACCTGGCAGGAAAGATGGATTCAGACGAATTGGGCCAATACTCAAATCAAAGATTTCACAGGAAACTCTTCTTGGTACCCGACAACTCAGGGAGATCAATGGGTAAAAATCCAATGTCCGCCTAAAGGATATACTGTTTGGTCAATTAATCAATAA
- a CDS encoding AAA family ATPase, which produces MSDVTAIHNLVQKRNELKTEIAKIIVGQDEVIDQILICIFSGGHALLIGVPGLAKTLLINTLSQALGLDFKRIQFTPDLMPSDILGSEILDENRKFKFIKGPIFSNIILADEINRTPPKTQAALLEAMQERSVTIAGENHKLDLPYFVLATQNPIEQEGTYPLPEAQLDRFMFAIKLEYPSFEEEVQVVKRTTSDVKTDINPLFTGQEIIDFQHLIRRIPVADNVVEYAVTLVSKTRPDNALSNDFVKNYLDWGAGPRASQNLILAAKAHAAFKGKFSPDIEDVKAVATGILRHRIIKNYKADAEGITEEIIIQKLM; this is translated from the coding sequence ATGTCTGACGTAACAGCAATTCATAATTTAGTTCAAAAACGAAATGAACTAAAAACAGAAATAGCGAAAATTATTGTAGGCCAGGATGAAGTTATCGATCAGATTTTGATCTGTATTTTTTCCGGTGGACATGCACTTTTAATAGGTGTGCCGGGATTGGCAAAAACATTACTGATTAATACTTTGTCACAGGCTTTGGGATTGGATTTTAAAAGAATTCAGTTTACACCCGATTTAATGCCTTCGGACATTTTGGGAAGTGAAATTCTAGACGAAAACAGAAAGTTTAAATTTATAAAAGGGCCTATTTTCTCTAATATTATTCTGGCTGACGAGATCAACAGAACGCCGCCTAAAACGCAGGCAGCTTTACTTGAAGCCATGCAGGAGCGTTCGGTAACCATAGCGGGTGAAAATCATAAGTTAGATCTGCCTTATTTTGTTTTAGCAACTCAAAATCCAATTGAACAGGAAGGTACTTATCCGTTACCGGAAGCGCAGTTGGATCGTTTTATGTTTGCCATAAAATTAGAATACCCTAGTTTTGAAGAGGAAGTACAAGTTGTAAAACGTACAACATCTGATGTTAAAACAGATATAAATCCGTTGTTTACGGGACAGGAAATAATCGATTTCCAGCATTTGATTCGCAGAATACCTGTAGCGGATAATGTTGTGGAGTATGCCGTAACATTGGTGAGTAAAACAAGACCCGATAATGCTCTGTCAAATGATTTTGTAAAAAATTACTTGGATTGGGGAGCAGGACCAAGAGCTTCTCAAAACCTGATTTTGGCAGCAAAAGCACATGCTGCTTTTAAAGGTAAATTTTCTCCGGATATTGAAGATGTAAAAGCAGTTGCAACCGGAATTCTGAGACATCGAATTATTAAAAATTACAAAGCCGATGCCGAAGGAATTACAGAAGAAATTATCATACAGAAATTGATGTAG
- a CDS encoding bifunctional aconitate hydratase 2/2-methylisocitrate dehydratase, with amino-acid sequence MNTYNDYIKEIEERKGQGLHPKPIDGAELVSEIIAQIKDLENPYRADSLQFFIYNTLPGTTSAAGEKAKFLKEIILGEAVVKEITPAFAFELLSHMKGGPSIEVLLDLALGNDVAIAKEAAKVLKTQVFLYEADTDRLVEAFKNGNEIVKDILESYVQAEFFTKLPDVAEKVEIVTFIAGEGDISTDLLSPGNQAHSRSDRELHGQCMITPQAQQEIKALQAQHPDKSVMLIAEKGTMGVGSSRMSGVNNVALWTGKQASPYIPFVNIAPIVGGTNGISPIFLTTVDVTGGIGLDLKNWVKKLDADGNIVRNENDEPILEETYSVATGTVLTINIKEKKLYKGDQELIDISKAFTPQKMEFIKAGGSYAIVFGKKLQTFAAKTLGVDFPLVYAPSKEISIEGQGLTAVEKIFNRNAVGTISNKALHAGSDVRVEVNIVGSQDTTGLMTAQELESMAATVISPIVDGAYQSGCHTASVWDKKAQANIPKLMKFMNDFGLITARDPKGVYHAMTDVIHKVLNDITIDEWAIIIGGDSHTRMSKGVAFGADSGTVALALATGEASMPIPESVKVTFKGDMKGYMDFRDVVHATQAQMLQKFGGENVFQGRIIEVHIGTLNADQAFTFTDWTAEMKAKASICISEDYTLIESLEIAKGRIQIMIDKGMDNENQVLQGLIDKANKRITEIISGEKPALIPDANAKYYAEVVVDLDVIAEPMIADPDVNNIDVSKRYTHDTIRPLSFYGGVKKVDLGFIGSCMVHKGDMKILAQMLKNIEEQHGKVEFLAPLVVAPPTYNIVDELKAEGDWEVLQKYSGFEFNDSAPKGAARTEYENMLYLERPGCNLCMGNQEKAAKGDTVMATSTRLFQGRVVEDSEGKKGESLLSSTPVVVLSTILGRTPTIEEYKVAVEGINLTKFAPSHKLLVK; translated from the coding sequence ATGAATACGTATAACGATTACATTAAAGAGATCGAAGAAAGAAAAGGTCAGGGTCTTCACCCGAAGCCTATCGATGGTGCTGAATTAGTAAGCGAAATCATCGCACAGATTAAAGATTTGGAGAATCCATATAGAGCAGATTCTCTTCAATTTTTTATTTATAATACGTTACCTGGAACTACTAGTGCTGCTGGTGAGAAAGCTAAGTTTTTAAAGGAGATTATCCTGGGAGAAGCTGTAGTAAAAGAAATCACACCTGCTTTTGCTTTTGAATTATTATCGCACATGAAAGGTGGACCTTCTATCGAGGTATTGCTTGATTTGGCTTTAGGTAATGATGTTGCTATTGCAAAAGAAGCGGCAAAAGTTCTTAAAACTCAGGTTTTCCTTTACGAAGCAGATACAGATCGTTTAGTGGAAGCCTTCAAAAACGGTAACGAAATAGTTAAAGATATTCTTGAAAGTTACGTACAAGCGGAGTTTTTTACAAAACTTCCGGATGTGGCAGAAAAAGTAGAGATCGTTACTTTTATTGCCGGTGAGGGAGATATTTCAACAGATTTACTTTCTCCGGGTAATCAGGCGCACTCTCGTTCAGACCGTGAGCTTCACGGACAATGTATGATCACGCCTCAGGCACAACAGGAAATTAAAGCACTACAGGCGCAACATCCTGACAAAAGTGTGATGTTGATTGCTGAAAAAGGGACAATGGGTGTAGGTTCTTCAAGAATGTCAGGTGTAAACAACGTGGCTCTGTGGACCGGTAAACAAGCAAGTCCATATATTCCTTTCGTAAATATTGCTCCAATTGTTGGGGGAACAAACGGTATTTCTCCGATTTTCCTAACTACGGTTGACGTTACGGGTGGTATTGGTCTTGACCTTAAAAACTGGGTTAAAAAGCTTGATGCTGATGGTAATATCGTTCGTAATGAGAATGATGAGCCAATTTTAGAAGAAACGTATTCTGTAGCAACAGGAACGGTTCTTACAATCAATATTAAAGAGAAAAAATTATATAAAGGCGACCAAGAGCTGATTGACATTTCTAAGGCATTTACTCCTCAGAAAATGGAATTCATTAAAGCTGGTGGTTCCTACGCGATTGTATTTGGTAAAAAACTTCAAACATTTGCAGCTAAGACTTTAGGAGTTGATTTTCCACTTGTATATGCTCCGTCAAAAGAAATTTCTATTGAAGGACAAGGTCTTACAGCAGTTGAGAAAATCTTCAACAGAAATGCTGTTGGTACCATTTCAAATAAAGCGTTACATGCAGGTTCAGATGTACGTGTAGAAGTAAATATCGTAGGTTCACAAGATACGACTGGTCTTATGACTGCTCAGGAATTAGAATCTATGGCTGCTACCGTAATTTCACCAATCGTTGACGGTGCTTACCAATCAGGTTGTCATACGGCTTCGGTTTGGGATAAAAAAGCACAGGCAAACATTCCAAAATTGATGAAATTTATGAACGATTTCGGTTTGATCACAGCTCGTGACCCGAAAGGTGTTTATCATGCTATGACCGATGTAATTCACAAAGTACTTAATGATATCACAATAGACGAGTGGGCGATCATTATTGGTGGTGACTCACACACAAGAATGTCAAAAGGTGTTGCTTTTGGTGCTGACTCCGGAACAGTGGCTCTTGCACTTGCTACAGGTGAAGCTTCAATGCCAATCCCTGAATCAGTGAAGGTAACGTTCAAAGGAGACATGAAAGGATACATGGACTTCCGTGATGTGGTTCATGCTACACAAGCTCAAATGCTTCAGAAATTTGGAGGAGAAAATGTATTCCAAGGTAGAATTATTGAGGTTCATATTGGAACTCTTAATGCAGATCAGGCCTTTACATTTACAGACTGGACTGCAGAGATGAAAGCAAAAGCTTCTATCTGTATTTCTGAAGATTATACTTTGATTGAATCATTGGAAATTGCTAAAGGCAGAATCCAGATCATGATCGATAAAGGTATGGATAATGAAAATCAGGTTCTTCAAGGATTAATTGATAAAGCAAATAAGAGAATCACAGAAATTATTTCTGGAGAGAAACCAGCTTTAATTCCAGATGCAAATGCGAAGTATTACGCTGAGGTTGTTGTTGATCTTGATGTGATTGCTGAGCCAATGATTGCAGATCCGGACGTTAATAATATTGATGTTTCTAAACGATATACACACGATACCATCCGACCATTGTCTTTTTATGGAGGAGTGAAAAAAGTAGATCTTGGATTTATTGGTTCTTGTATGGTTCACAAGGGTGATATGAAAATCCTTGCTCAAATGTTGAAAAATATTGAAGAGCAACACGGTAAAGTAGAGTTCTTGGCGCCGCTTGTAGTGGCACCACCTACTTATAACATCGTTGATGAATTGAAAGCAGAAGGAGACTGGGAAGTTTTACAAAAATATTCCGGTTTCGAATTTAACGATAGCGCTCCTAAAGGTGCAGCACGTACAGAATACGAAAACATGTTGTATTTAGAGCGTCCTGGATGTAACCTTTGTATGGGGAATCAAGAGAAAGCAGCAAAAGGAGATACTGTAATGGCAACTTCTACGCGCCTTTTCCAAGGAAGAGTTGTGGAAGATTCTGAAGGTAAAAAAGGAGAGTCTTTACTTTCTTCTACTCCGGTTGTAGTATTGTCTACAATTTTGGGTAGAACGCCTACTATCGAAGAATATAAAGTAGCTGTAGAAGGAATCAACCTTACTAAGTTTGCACCTTCTCACAAGTTATTGGTGAAATAA